In one Arenibacter antarcticus genomic region, the following are encoded:
- a CDS encoding RagB/SusD family nutrient uptake outer membrane protein: MKLYIKTNRFPVILALISVLLIGCSNELNQPELNNNFAGGTDFSKTDDMIFSLIGVYQTVTNRGWEQPLVVSTRGDDVNAAGDQQGLKNQDRYVYDNSFFGSRTLWETYYGDIIRAHTGMEQIERYMEFADADGIAKGNQYIAEAKVLRAILLFQLSQVYGAVFIPESSDLDDFANVTSVPSKDEVMQHLSDQMDEALPFLLNMRPNERTDLPGGVTRYTALHIKALANQELKNYQAVADAAGQIISSGKFSLMDDYYELFKTPGKLSNESLFEFQYSDFGVGTGDRVSHQYSPYGPNGWTPAVAGAGAGWGFFEPSMKYVTFMLDRGENKRLETTVLFTQNGIDSIIATTNYTAGTLPSFVSPTTRDGDMLSDNARAIFCSGKHYLPTNQLIPGRTSYGSNKNYIVYRYAETLLMYAESLVQGASNSAMTADQAVNLVRGRAGLTPINGVTLDQLVDEKYAELAMEWGKRFFDMVRLERYGELSYEGRTFTKDKAFVTYHQDQIDEFPILGEINK; encoded by the coding sequence CGACGATATGATTTTTTCACTGATCGGGGTCTACCAAACTGTTACTAACAGGGGTTGGGAACAACCCTTGGTGGTCTCTACCAGGGGAGATGATGTAAATGCGGCAGGGGACCAGCAGGGCCTTAAAAATCAAGATCGTTACGTATATGACAACTCCTTTTTTGGTTCCAGAACCTTATGGGAAACCTATTATGGTGATATTATCCGTGCCCATACCGGAATGGAGCAAATTGAAAGATATATGGAGTTCGCTGATGCTGATGGTATTGCCAAAGGAAACCAGTACATCGCGGAAGCTAAAGTGCTAAGAGCAATATTGCTTTTTCAACTTTCACAGGTTTATGGCGCAGTTTTTATTCCCGAATCTTCCGATCTTGATGATTTTGCCAACGTTACTTCAGTTCCTTCAAAGGATGAGGTGATGCAACATCTTTCCGATCAGATGGATGAAGCTCTCCCGTTTTTGTTGAACATGCGACCAAACGAACGGACGGATTTACCTGGAGGTGTAACTAGATATACCGCTTTGCATATTAAGGCTTTGGCCAACCAAGAACTTAAGAATTACCAAGCGGTAGCAGATGCTGCTGGACAAATTATAAGTTCCGGGAAATTCAGCTTAATGGACGATTATTATGAATTGTTTAAAACACCTGGGAAGTTAAGCAATGAAAGTCTGTTCGAATTTCAATATTCCGATTTTGGTGTTGGCACAGGTGATAGGGTAAGCCATCAATATTCACCTTATGGTCCTAACGGTTGGACACCAGCTGTTGCTGGTGCCGGTGCTGGATGGGGATTTTTTGAGCCTAGCATGAAATATGTTACGTTTATGTTGGATAGAGGAGAAAATAAGCGTTTAGAGACTACCGTGTTGTTTACTCAAAATGGTATTGACAGTATCATTGCAACTACCAATTATACGGCAGGAACATTACCGTCCTTTGTTTCTCCTACCACTAGGGATGGGGATATGTTAAGTGATAATGCAAGAGCCATATTTTGTAGTGGGAAACATTATTTGCCAACTAATCAATTGATTCCTGGGCGTACTTCTTACGGCAGCAATAAAAATTACATTGTTTACCGTTATGCCGAAACACTATTGATGTACGCAGAATCTTTAGTACAAGGCGCTTCCAATTCTGCCATGACGGCAGATCAAGCTGTTAATTTGGTAAGGGGAAGAGCAGGGCTTACACCAATAAATGGGGTGACTTTAGATCAATTGGTGGATGAAAAATATGCTGAACTGGCAATGGAATGGGGCAAGCGGTTTTTTGATATGGTTAGGTTGGAAAGATATGGAGAGTTGAGTTATGAAGGAAGAACTTTTACTAAAGATAAAGCCTTTGTAACCTATCATCAGGATCAGATAGATGAATTCCCAATATTGGGGGAAATCAATAAATAA